The region GTTAATGTTTAAAAGGCTGTACTCAGCTGACATTTAACAGGCtataaaatgaacaaactcAATCCCAACAGTCTCCTGCTAATAGGACGCTTAAGGTAAGTAAACATATTGTTAGATGATTGCTAATCTGGAGTTCTTATTAAAAGGGGGTATTAAACCCTCCAAAATCACTGAGATATGGAGAAAGAGATTACTAACTTTGCAACCTTAGATTTTCTAAATATTATAGAAAATATTGTCATATATGCCATTTTAAaactacataaaaatgtaaaatctatAGCCAACATTACATTCCGGTATACTTTGCGATATGTCCAACTCTGCAAGCATCCAGTGTTGTAGACATTCctaattattataaaaacatttagcctttttaaaatatatgttgaATATGAATTTTATCTGTTCCTGCACTGAGGAATACCCATATGTAATTCCAGATTTAAATCAGTAAAATCCCTCTCCAGGTGATAAAATGTTGGGAAAGGTCCAGTGCTATTTGACGGTTGCTCTCCTGCTGGCAGTGGCCTGGGCTGACCACCACGAGAGGCTTGATCATGGACATCATTCAGCAGATCACCATAAACATCTTCACCATGGCAAAGATGAACCCCACCCTCAGCATGATAGAGGAGACAAGTCCTGCCACATACTCTCATCTCAAAATGCTGACTTTGCCTTTTCTCTCTACAAAAAACTGGTCAGCCAGCCTGATGCCAAAGgcaagaatatttttttctccccactgAGCATCTCCATGGCTCTGTCCATGCTGGCCCTGGGGGCCAAAGGTGAGACCCACTCACAGATTTTCAGCTCACTGGGCTACAGTAACCTCACAGCCACTCAGGTCAATGAAGCCTATGAGCACTTACTGCACATGCTGGACCACAGCCAGGATGCCATGCTGTTGGAGGCAGGAAGTGCTGTGGCTGTCCGAGAAGGCTTCAAGCCTGTAGAAAAGTTTCTGAAGAATGCTCAGCACTTCTACCATGGAGAAGCCTTCAGTGTAGACTTTTCCAAACCAGACATTGCTGTGCAGGAGGTCAACAAATTCATTGCCAAAAAGACCAAAGACATGATCACTGACATGATCAAGACTCTGGACCAAGACACTCTGATGATGCTGATCAACTATATGTATTTCAGAGGTATAACATCTACACATAATCTACCAGTGTTTTAGTATTTCtaatgtaccccccccccccaattgcTTAACAAGTCTCTAAATTCCATCTTCCAAGGTAAATGGGAAAAGATTTTTGAAGTGAATAACACCCACAAAGCTGACTTCTATGTGGATGGTAACACAAAGGTGACAGTGGACATGATGAAGAGAACTGGCCGATATGAATTCTATCAGGATCGAGAGAACTTCACTTCTGTCATCATGGTGCCCTACAAAGGAAATGCGTCCATGATGATCATTCTACCTGATGAAGGAAAAATGGAAGAGGTGGAAAAATACATGTGCAAGCATCACCTCAAGTACTGGCATGACAAACTTTTGAGAAGGTAATGTTTTTCTGTGATGTGAAGTCACTTACATATAGTACCAAAACATTAAATcttatttttagaaatgttttcgTTTGAAAAGCAGAAATGGTGGAAAATGATCCCTAAAGACTAAAAATTATTTCCTATGTCTGAGATCATTTCTGTTCTCCAGCAATGTAGATCTGTATATGCCCAAgttctccatctctgcttccTCCTGTCTTGGGGACACGCTGAAGGAAATGGGAATAGTTGATGCATTTTCAGACAGTGCAGACTTCTCTGGAATCAGTGAGAGCAAAGTGGTCATTTCCAAGGTACATGGAGAAACTGCACTCATTCTCAAGCAATGTTTTGTAATGATTTGGTAGCATCTTTGAAGAAAGTGCCATGTTGACAATCCAGGAAACTTCAGATCATAGCCCTTGGGCAACTAATTAACTATTCAACACAGACATCTTTGGAATCAGTGATGGGAACAAAGAGGCAGAGGTAGATGTGCCACATGGATAAATGTATATACTAGAACTATGCACATTTCCTTTAcataaaaatactgtaaatgtaatgaaaatgagTAGGGCTGCAAATCATTTCCCAGCTttcatttatgaataaatgCTGGAAAATTCTAAATATAGTTCATACATTCATGAAAAAAAGTTTCATGGGAACTGCAACAAAATTaagatgaaaatgtatttggtgAGTTAGTAAAAATTGCTAACAGAATTTAGTCATATGACTATTTTAGACCATGCCTGGTAAGTTTAAGCATGTGATTAGGCTAAAGATCTGTGTAATGTTCTTTTTGCTATTTCAAAGTTTTTATACATATGTAAAGTTTTTGTACACTGACAAGTGCAATTTCAAGCTAGGAAATTACTGCAATTTAccaaaatatatacatattacttTTAGTCTATTAACATAAAGTGGACAAATGAATACAAAGATtagaaaaatattcatttttgtcCGGCATTATAGTTTGAATATGAATTTTTAGCGTGTAGTATGTTCCACCTTGTTCATATATGTGATATCCCTGCAGGTCCTTCACCAGGCAGTTCTCAAGGTTGATGAGAAAGGCACTGAAGCAGCTGCTGTCACGACTCTAGAGATCATGCCCATGTCTTTGCCAGACACCATGAACCTCAACAAACCCTTCCTAGTCTTTATAGTGGATGATAGCACCAAGAGCATCCTCTTTATGGGCAAGATAACCGACCCCACTGCATAGTGGCGGACATCTCCCACACATTCTACCAAACAATCTGTGTGCTATTGAACTACACTCATTTGACTTAACTctgtcaaatttttttttattatatgagAGGAATTATAAGTTAAATGTTTTGCCAGCAACAGGGTTTAAGGAAGGTCTTCACTGAGGAAGAATACAGCTATGTTCAGTATGTGCTTTAATTgaaattttaataaacaaataattatgctaacaaatataaactgtaataaatatttatgaattgAAATGAATGCCTCATCATT is a window of Electrophorus electricus isolate fEleEle1 chromosome 3, fEleEle1.pri, whole genome shotgun sequence DNA encoding:
- the LOC113571727 gene encoding alpha-1-antitrypsin homolog isoform X1, which codes for MLGKVQCYLTVALLLAVAWADHHERLDHGHHSADHHKHLHHGKDEPHPQHDRGDKSCHILSSQNADFAFSLYKKLVSQPDAKGKNIFFSPLSISMALSMLALGAKGETHSQIFSSLGYSNLTATQVNEAYEHLLHMLDHSQDAMLLEAGSAVAVREGFKPVEKFLKNAQHFYHGEAFSVDFSKPDIAVQEVNKFIAKKTKDMITDMIKTLDQDTLMMLINYMYFRGKWEKIFEVNNTHKADFYVDGNTKVTVDMMKRTGRYEFYQDRENFTSVIMVPYKGNASMMIILPDEGKMEEVEKYMCKHHLKYWHDKLLRSNVDLYMPKFSISASSCLGDTLKEMGIVDAFSDSADFSGISESKVVISKVLHQAVLKVDEKGTEAAAVTTLEIMPMSLPDTMNLNKPFLVFIVDDSTKSILFMGKITDPTA
- the LOC113571727 gene encoding alpha-1-antitrypsin homolog isoform X2, whose amino-acid sequence is MHFCSLVLVALLLAVAWADHHERLDHGHHSADHHKHLHHGKDEPHPQHDRGDKSCHILSSQNADFAFSLYKKLVSQPDAKGKNIFFSPLSISMALSMLALGAKGETHSQIFSSLGYSNLTATQVNEAYEHLLHMLDHSQDAMLLEAGSAVAVREGFKPVEKFLKNAQHFYHGEAFSVDFSKPDIAVQEVNKFIAKKTKDMITDMIKTLDQDTLMMLINYMYFRGKWEKIFEVNNTHKADFYVDGNTKVTVDMMKRTGRYEFYQDRENFTSVIMVPYKGNASMMIILPDEGKMEEVEKYMCKHHLKYWHDKLLRSNVDLYMPKFSISASSCLGDTLKEMGIVDAFSDSADFSGISESKVVISKVLHQAVLKVDEKGTEAAAVTTLEIMPMSLPDTMNLNKPFLVFIVDDSTKSILFMGKITDPTA